Proteins encoded within one genomic window of Pigmentiphaga sp. H8:
- a CDS encoding tripartite tricarboxylate transporter substrate binding protein, with the protein MRKIHTLQALLLGGSLALAASPQVRAQAASFPSKPITIVVPFGAGTTTDLAARFVGKHITEITKQPVIVDNKPGASGFIALQHVLRQPADGYTIVVGTNTTHAANLALFKKLPYDPVADFVPITAMIVGGVVLTVAPGAPYHNVQELIAAARKNPGKLTFGSGNSSSRAGGEVLKELAGIDILHVPYKTLPLAVTDVMGGQIDIVFGDAPAVMPHVRAGKLKALGVSTPTRMPGYEDIPTIAEQGVPGYEASGWLAVFAPKGTPNDIADKLNALIVPIMQSQEAAKYFGDNAWKPIAGTRQELAEFQKVEITRWTKLVKAAGIEQQ; encoded by the coding sequence ATGAGAAAAATCCACACACTGCAAGCCCTGTTGCTGGGGGGATCGCTGGCGCTGGCCGCCTCGCCGCAGGTCCGGGCCCAGGCGGCGAGCTTCCCCAGCAAGCCCATCACCATCGTCGTGCCGTTCGGCGCCGGTACGACCACGGACCTGGCTGCCCGCTTCGTCGGCAAGCACATCACCGAGATCACCAAGCAGCCGGTCATCGTCGACAACAAGCCCGGCGCCAGCGGGTTCATTGCTTTGCAGCACGTGCTGCGCCAGCCCGCGGACGGGTACACCATCGTCGTCGGCACGAACACGACGCATGCCGCGAACCTCGCGCTGTTCAAGAAGCTGCCGTACGATCCCGTGGCGGACTTCGTGCCTATTACCGCGATGATCGTGGGCGGCGTGGTGCTGACGGTCGCGCCCGGCGCGCCTTACCACAACGTCCAGGAGCTGATCGCCGCGGCCAGGAAGAACCCTGGCAAGCTGACCTTCGGCTCCGGCAACTCCTCGTCCAGGGCCGGCGGCGAAGTGCTCAAGGAACTGGCCGGCATCGACATCCTGCATGTGCCGTACAAGACGTTGCCGCTGGCCGTCACGGACGTGATGGGCGGTCAGATCGACATCGTGTTCGGCGATGCGCCGGCGGTGATGCCGCACGTGCGCGCCGGAAAGCTCAAGGCCCTGGGCGTGTCCACGCCCACGCGCATGCCCGGCTACGAGGACATCCCGACGATCGCGGAGCAGGGCGTTCCCGGCTACGAGGCCAGTGGCTGGCTGGCGGTGTTCGCGCCCAAGGGTACCCCGAACGACATCGCCGACAAGCTCAATGCGCTGATCGTTCCCATCATGCAATCGCAGGAGGCCGCCAAGTACTTCGGCGACAACGCCTGGAAGCCGATCGCGGGGACCCGACAGGAGCTGGCGGAGTTCCAGAAGGTCGAAATCACCCGGTGGACGAAGCTGGTCAAGGCGGCGGGCATCGAGCAGCAGTGA
- a CDS encoding acyl-CoA dehydrogenase family protein — translation MDFLNEEQTLWRDTVARVMEQEIGREYVRQCDIDRAYPYEAYEKVAKLGWLRLLIPEDQGGDGGTIFDYALMCEGLARYGFDFATAFMVATFTGMNIVKFGTPEQKERYLPAFMRGELRFSISISEPQAGSDAASTRTRAEPRDQGWVIRGQKLWCSGAAARNVVIAMLVRTDKEAKKHKGLSVLLVPNDTKGLDIRRLPTMARRATGTTEIFVDDAWVPEANMMGEPGDGWRIITDHLELERIAVSAAYVGNAQQAVSDALRYAHERIQFDQPIYDFQVIRHMLADMQTAVDASRLMVYRAADMASRGLPCSREVSMAKLMASETLQTVTRQGMQILGGHSMLPESDMERYFREGMQSTIGGGTSQIQRSIIAKAMRM, via the coding sequence ATGGATTTCCTGAACGAAGAGCAGACGTTGTGGCGCGATACCGTCGCGCGGGTGATGGAGCAGGAGATCGGCCGCGAGTATGTGCGCCAATGCGACATCGACCGCGCCTATCCCTATGAAGCCTATGAAAAGGTGGCCAAGCTGGGCTGGCTGCGCCTGCTGATACCCGAGGACCAGGGCGGCGATGGCGGCACGATCTTCGACTACGCGCTGATGTGCGAGGGCCTGGCGCGCTATGGCTTCGATTTCGCGACCGCCTTCATGGTCGCGACGTTCACGGGCATGAACATCGTCAAGTTCGGCACGCCGGAGCAGAAAGAGCGCTACCTGCCCGCGTTCATGCGGGGCGAGCTGCGTTTCTCGATCTCGATCTCCGAGCCCCAGGCGGGTTCCGACGCGGCGTCGACGCGCACGCGGGCCGAGCCGCGCGACCAGGGCTGGGTGATCCGGGGCCAGAAACTGTGGTGTTCCGGCGCGGCGGCCCGGAACGTCGTGATCGCGATGCTGGTGCGTACCGACAAGGAAGCGAAGAAGCACAAGGGCCTGTCGGTGCTGCTGGTGCCCAACGACACGAAGGGCCTGGACATCCGGCGCCTGCCGACGATGGCGCGCCGTGCCACGGGCACCACCGAGATCTTCGTCGACGATGCGTGGGTGCCCGAGGCCAACATGATGGGCGAGCCGGGCGATGGCTGGCGCATCATCACCGACCACCTGGAACTCGAACGGATAGCGGTGTCCGCCGCCTACGTCGGCAACGCGCAGCAGGCCGTCAGCGACGCCCTGCGCTATGCGCACGAGCGCATCCAGTTCGACCAGCCGATCTACGACTTCCAGGTGATACGCCACATGCTGGCCGACATGCAGACCGCGGTCGATGCGTCGCGCCTCATGGTGTATCGCGCCGCCGACATGGCTTCGCGGGGCTTGCCCTGCTCGCGGGAAGTCAGCATGGCCAAGCTCATGGCGTCGGAGACCCTGCAGACGGTGACGCGCCAGGGCATGCAGATCCTGGGCGGGCACAGCATGCTGCCCGAGTCCGACATGGAGCGCTATTTCCGCGAAGGCATGCAATCGACCATAGGCGGAGGGACCTCGCAGATCCAGCGAAGCATCATCGCCAAGGCGATGCGCATGTGA
- a CDS encoding MaoC/PaaZ C-terminal domain-containing protein → MITQPFDELSVGQRRRSGGRTMTETDVVNFCGLTGNWLAIHADAEFSKRSLYGQRVVQGGLVFVVVNALLGFDSSVVEAFYGVDKLRFLKPTFIGDTLHAESEIINLRAKGDRHGIATTKLVAVNQRDETVLSCEFSLLVRRQRLPAQ, encoded by the coding sequence ATGATCACCCAGCCTTTCGACGAGCTGTCCGTGGGCCAGCGCCGGCGCTCCGGCGGCCGCACCATGACCGAGACGGACGTGGTCAATTTCTGCGGCCTGACCGGCAACTGGCTGGCCATCCACGCGGACGCGGAGTTCTCCAAGCGATCGCTCTATGGCCAGCGCGTCGTGCAGGGGGGATTGGTGTTCGTGGTCGTGAATGCGCTGCTCGGCTTCGATTCGAGCGTCGTCGAAGCGTTTTACGGCGTGGACAAGCTGCGCTTTCTCAAGCCCACTTTCATCGGCGACACCCTGCATGCCGAAAGCGAAATCATCAACCTGCGCGCCAAGGGCGACCGGCACGGCATCGCGACCACGAAGCTGGTCGCGGTCAATCAGCGCGACGAGACCGTGCTGAGTTGCGAGTTCAGCCTGCTCGTGCGCCGCCAGCGCCTGCCGGCCCAATGA
- a CDS encoding IclR family transcriptional regulator, which yields MNDTLGTFPRTAAPTGEIRVLARGLALLKAFCPRNAARSNGELARMTELPKATVSRLTATLTRLGYLEYLEESARYRLAHAAVALGFGALSTQDIRVRAREHMQRFADDNDLVVVLAVREGNVMVCHEVCRGRGALTIRVAAGSRLKLPRSAMGRAWMASLAPARHAAMLRELEQAFPEDTLHPALDEAAAEIARSRFCVTVGSLEPDVNSVATPIDFAQSPGAYVLGCSVPAFRYPRERCIAEIGPLLLGLRGRIEADLETAGGAGGS from the coding sequence ATGAACGACACGCTAGGGACTTTCCCTAGGACTGCGGCGCCCACCGGCGAAATCCGCGTCCTGGCTCGCGGCCTGGCCTTGCTGAAGGCGTTCTGTCCGCGCAACGCCGCCCGCTCGAACGGCGAACTGGCGCGAATGACCGAATTGCCCAAGGCCACCGTGTCGCGCCTGACCGCGACCCTCACCCGCCTGGGCTACCTCGAATACCTGGAAGAATCGGCCCGCTACCGCCTGGCTCACGCCGCCGTCGCGCTGGGTTTCGGCGCCTTGTCCACGCAGGACATCCGCGTGCGGGCCCGCGAGCACATGCAGCGCTTCGCGGATGACAACGACCTGGTGGTCGTGCTGGCCGTACGCGAAGGCAATGTGATGGTCTGCCACGAGGTCTGCCGTGGGCGGGGCGCGCTCACGATCCGCGTCGCCGCGGGTTCGCGGCTGAAGCTGCCGCGCTCGGCCATGGGCCGTGCCTGGATGGCCTCTCTTGCCCCCGCCCGGCATGCGGCCATGCTGCGCGAACTGGAACAGGCCTTCCCCGAAGACACGCTTCATCCGGCGCTGGACGAGGCGGCGGCCGAGATCGCCCGGTCCCGGTTCTGCGTCACGGTCGGCTCGCTGGAGCCCGACGTCAACAGCGTCGCGACGCCCATCGATTTCGCACAATCCCCAGGCGCATACGTACTCGGCTGCTCGGTACCGGCTTTTCGCTATCCCCGCGAGCGCTGCATCGCTGAAATCGGTCCATTGCTGCTCGGGTTGCGCGGCCGGATCGAAGCCGACCTGGAAACGGCCGGCGGCGCGGGAGGCTCCTGA
- a CDS encoding IclR family transcriptional regulator codes for MRKRTPVLDAANGDEGNRGIDSLQRGMEVLRCFLPGENALTVAEIARRLALPRTTTRRLLNTLAAHDFLFSVPDRDAFRLHVASFVLGQAVLSGSELVRRSTPVLQLLANRHALHCLLCVRDRGDMLVLAHQAGTGTEPCPLRAGTRLPIARTAPGHAWLWTQPAATQGEWLTPMRASANPAEHTHAATIYQAFHDLVQGGTCASFGTWRSGVGFIAAPFALAGGDSAVIAGVHTCSMPHERCRIEHECAAALLQAAATIRRAQVQ; via the coding sequence ATGCGCAAGCGCACCCCGGTGCTGGACGCCGCGAACGGCGACGAAGGCAATCGCGGCATCGACTCCTTGCAGCGGGGAATGGAAGTCCTGCGCTGCTTCCTGCCTGGCGAAAATGCCTTGACCGTTGCCGAGATCGCCCGCCGGCTGGCCCTGCCGCGGACCACCACACGCCGGCTGTTGAACACGCTGGCCGCGCATGACTTCCTGTTCAGCGTCCCGGATCGCGATGCCTTCCGCCTGCACGTCGCCAGCTTCGTCCTGGGCCAGGCGGTGCTGTCGGGCTCGGAACTGGTGCGCAGGTCGACGCCGGTGCTGCAACTGCTCGCCAACCGCCACGCCCTGCATTGCCTCTTGTGCGTGCGCGACCGCGGCGACATGCTGGTGCTCGCGCACCAGGCCGGCACCGGCACGGAGCCTTGCCCGCTAAGGGCCGGGACGCGGCTGCCCATCGCCCGCACCGCACCGGGCCACGCCTGGTTGTGGACCCAGCCGGCCGCCACGCAGGGCGAATGGCTGACGCCGATGCGCGCATCGGCGAACCCGGCCGAACACACCCACGCCGCGACCATCTACCAGGCTTTCCACGACCTCGTCCAAGGCGGCACCTGCGCGTCGTTCGGCACGTGGCGGTCCGGCGTGGGCTTCATCGCCGCTCCGTTCGCGCTGGCCGGCGGCGACAGCGCGGTGATCGCCGGCGTGCATACCTGCTCGATGCCGCATGAGCGATGCCGCATCGAACACGAGTGCGCGGCGGCGCTGCTGCAGGCGGCCGCCACGATACGCCGCGCCCAGGTCCAGTAG
- a CDS encoding alpha/beta hydrolase yields MFHPHPGTFADAPAVPDSVRALMRELGPIWGRDIKDHTRRMIEAYDALHAAAPKVGRREMDLSYGPHERNRLDVYVPPSSESEGTGTRASRPVLMFVHGGAFVDGEKNRTPEIYANVPWFMARHGIVGVNVEFRLAPDHPFPSATQDIAAAVAWVRKHAGEWGGDPDRIFLMGHSAGGTHAGHYAGDSRFHPAGRSGLAGLIVVSGRVRAEAGAENPNARRVEAYYGVDPRRMEEGSPVTYAAQGLAKLPIMLAVAQYENPLIDVHNAELYHALSAHRRRSPRFMWLAGHNHTSIIAHLNTADADFGMALVDFIRDGA; encoded by the coding sequence ATGTTCCATCCACATCCCGGCACCTTTGCCGATGCGCCCGCCGTTCCGGACAGCGTGCGCGCGCTCATGCGCGAACTGGGACCCATCTGGGGCCGCGACATCAAGGACCATACCCGGCGCATGATCGAGGCCTATGACGCGCTGCACGCCGCCGCGCCGAAGGTGGGCAGGCGCGAGATGGACCTGTCCTACGGTCCGCACGAGCGCAACCGGCTCGATGTTTACGTGCCGCCTTCCTCTGAATCTGAAGGGACGGGCACCCGCGCCTCCCGTCCCGTCCTGATGTTCGTGCATGGCGGGGCCTTCGTGGATGGGGAAAAGAACCGCACGCCCGAGATCTACGCCAACGTGCCGTGGTTCATGGCACGCCACGGCATCGTGGGCGTGAACGTGGAGTTTCGTCTCGCGCCGGACCATCCCTTCCCGAGCGCGACGCAGGACATCGCCGCCGCGGTCGCCTGGGTGCGCAAGCATGCCGGGGAATGGGGCGGGGATCCCGACCGGATCTTCCTGATGGGGCATTCGGCGGGAGGTACCCACGCCGGCCACTATGCCGGCGACAGCCGCTTCCATCCGGCGGGGCGGAGTGGCCTGGCCGGGCTCATCGTGGTGTCGGGACGGGTGCGCGCCGAGGCCGGCGCCGAGAATCCCAACGCCCGTCGCGTGGAGGCCTATTACGGGGTCGACCCCCGGCGCATGGAGGAAGGATCGCCGGTCACCTATGCCGCCCAGGGCTTGGCCAAGCTACCGATCATGCTGGCGGTGGCGCAGTATGAGAACCCGTTGATCGACGTGCACAACGCGGAGCTGTATCACGCCCTGAGCGCCCACCGGCGCAGGTCGCCGCGCTTCATGTGGCTGGCCGGGCATAACCACACTTCCATCATCGCGCACCTGAACACCGCCGATGCGGACTTCGGAATGGCATTGGTGGACTTCATTCGGGACGGTGCTTGA
- a CDS encoding VOC family protein produces the protein MAQPLLGKLRHISLSVKDIEETARFYEQAFGMFRVRQSNVAVMMSDGVVSLAIISSTKNPNAEEREGLHHMGFLIDEMESAADRVLGAGAEYHGQINGVGKGPATERKYRDPNGVVFDIVTREHAERVWCLPQIV, from the coding sequence ATGGCTCAACCCCTGCTTGGCAAGCTCCGCCACATCTCCCTTTCGGTGAAGGACATCGAAGAAACCGCGCGCTTCTACGAACAGGCATTCGGCATGTTCCGCGTGCGCCAGTCCAACGTCGCCGTCATGATGTCCGACGGCGTGGTCAGCCTGGCCATCATCAGCTCGACCAAGAACCCCAACGCCGAAGAACGCGAAGGCCTTCATCACATGGGCTTTCTGATCGACGAAATGGAAAGCGCCGCGGACCGGGTGCTGGGCGCCGGCGCCGAGTACCACGGCCAGATCAACGGCGTGGGCAAGGGCCCGGCCACCGAGCGCAAGTACCGCGACCCGAACGGCGTCGTGTTCGACATCGTCACGCGCGAGCACGCCGAGCGCGTGTGGTGCCTGCCGCAGATCGTGTAA
- a CDS encoding rhodanese-like domain-containing protein, translating into MNTPGQERIVTPADLRERLRRDGELALVDVREELPFSRAHLLQARCIALSRLEVLMPQRVPRRSTPIVLCADSALNEQARGRLARLGYTDVSALEGGLEGWAQAGLPVFSGVNVPSKAFGEFVEHAYHTPSIDAQELQALLDAQADVKVFDSRPYDDYTAETIPTSTSAPGAELAFRVPEAVVNNDTLVVINCAGRTRSILGAQSVINAGLPQRVVALRNGTMGWRLAGLAVETGAERRLATPSRAAAQASRAAAQRFADAAGVRAADLPMLHQWLDEREARTLYALDVRTPDETARDPLPGTLPAPGGQLVQATDLYIGTLQSRILLLDPEHTRALMTGAWLRCMGWRDVYVAPPHQVRDMAALLATRPAPLPTPARPGLDVAEAQAYMQAMDVTVLDLSWSRHYKRRHVPGAVFASRSHLDAAMDAHADSAGYLLTCEDGRISGFALAEAQALTSKPVHYLAGGIAAWSAAGQPLTSDGQRWSVEPEDVWLRPFERPTQTRQAMDEYLSWEVDLLEQARLDGSLNFQAYAPQRPA; encoded by the coding sequence ATGAACACGCCTGGACAGGAACGGATCGTGACACCCGCCGACTTGCGAGAGCGCCTGCGGCGCGACGGGGAACTCGCCCTGGTCGACGTTCGCGAAGAACTGCCCTTCTCGCGCGCGCACCTGCTGCAGGCCCGCTGCATCGCGCTGTCGCGGCTGGAAGTACTGATGCCGCAGCGCGTTCCCCGGCGATCGACGCCCATCGTGCTGTGCGCCGACTCGGCGCTGAACGAGCAGGCGCGCGGGCGGCTGGCCCGCCTCGGCTATACGGACGTCTCCGCCCTGGAAGGCGGGCTCGAGGGCTGGGCCCAGGCCGGCCTGCCGGTCTTCAGCGGCGTCAACGTGCCCAGCAAGGCCTTCGGGGAATTCGTCGAGCATGCCTACCACACGCCGTCGATAGACGCGCAGGAGCTGCAGGCCCTGCTCGACGCCCAAGCCGACGTGAAGGTATTCGACTCGCGTCCCTACGACGACTACACCGCCGAGACCATCCCCACGTCCACCAGCGCGCCGGGTGCGGAACTGGCGTTCCGCGTTCCCGAAGCCGTCGTGAACAACGATACCCTGGTGGTGATCAACTGTGCCGGCCGCACCCGCAGCATCCTGGGGGCGCAGTCCGTCATCAATGCCGGCCTGCCGCAGCGCGTCGTCGCCTTGCGCAACGGCACCATGGGATGGCGCCTGGCGGGGCTGGCGGTGGAAACCGGCGCGGAACGCCGCCTGGCCACGCCTTCGCGCGCAGCCGCGCAGGCCTCGCGCGCGGCCGCGCAGCGCTTCGCCGACGCCGCCGGCGTACGCGCGGCCGACCTGCCCATGCTCCACCAATGGCTGGACGAGCGCGAGGCGCGCACGCTCTATGCGCTGGATGTGCGCACGCCCGATGAAACCGCGCGGGATCCGCTGCCCGGGACGCTGCCCGCGCCTGGCGGCCAACTCGTGCAGGCAACCGATCTCTATATCGGCACCCTGCAATCGCGCATCCTCCTGCTCGATCCGGAACACACGCGGGCGCTGATGACGGGCGCCTGGCTGCGGTGCATGGGCTGGCGCGACGTCTACGTGGCGCCGCCGCACCAGGTCCGCGACATGGCCGCCCTGCTGGCGACGCGGCCGGCGCCGCTGCCGACGCCCGCCCGCCCGGGGCTGGACGTCGCCGAAGCCCAGGCCTACATGCAGGCCATGGACGTGACGGTGCTGGACCTGTCCTGGAGCCGCCACTACAAGCGGCGCCACGTGCCGGGCGCCGTGTTTGCCTCGCGCAGCCACCTGGATGCGGCCATGGATGCCCATGCCGACAGCGCCGGCTACCTGCTGACCTGCGAGGACGGCCGCATCTCGGGCTTCGCCCTGGCCGAGGCGCAGGCCCTGACCAGCAAGCCCGTCCACTACCTGGCGGGCGGGATCGCCGCCTGGTCCGCGGCGGGCCAGCCGTTGACCAGCGACGGACAGCGCTGGTCGGTGGAACCCGAAGACGTCTGGCTGCGCCCCTTCGAAAGGCCGACCCAGACCCGGCAGGCCATGGACGAGTACCTGTCGTGGGAGGTCGACCTGCTGGAACAGGCCCGCCTGGACGGCAGCCTGAACTTCCAGGCCTACGCCCCGCAGCGGCCCGCCTGA
- a CDS encoding tripartite tricarboxylate transporter substrate binding protein → MTQQRLGKPVLGLAVLALSCAGGLPATQAADATWKPARPIKLIVAYPAGGPVDQMARAFSNEMAKELGQPVIVDNRGGASGSLGANFVRRAEPDGYTISLIMDAHTIVPSLLKDAGYRPLEDFTPIGLVTRAPMAIGVNAQRPYKTFRDVAEAARAKPRSASYGVSQGTLGSLVMLQLQRLGNFELLNVPYKGAAPALQDALGGQIDMVVGFPSKVMPYIQSKQMRVLAVTSKERSKDLPDVPTLSEQGFGDIDWSGWMGLAGPAGMPPAIVQRYSSVLKKVLSEPAVIERFNAAGMPVDFSDPPTFAKFMASETAYWNKVIVDGKLAASN, encoded by the coding sequence ATGACACAGCAAAGACTCGGCAAGCCCGTCCTTGGCCTCGCGGTGCTCGCGCTGTCCTGCGCGGGCGGCCTGCCCGCCACGCAGGCCGCGGACGCCACGTGGAAACCGGCCAGGCCCATCAAGTTGATCGTCGCCTACCCCGCGGGCGGTCCGGTCGACCAGATGGCGCGCGCCTTCTCGAACGAGATGGCGAAAGAACTCGGCCAGCCCGTCATCGTCGACAACCGCGGTGGGGCCAGCGGCTCGCTGGGCGCCAACTTCGTCCGCCGCGCCGAGCCCGACGGCTACACCATCAGCCTGATCATGGATGCCCACACCATCGTGCCCAGCCTGCTGAAGGACGCCGGCTATCGCCCCCTGGAAGACTTCACGCCCATCGGCCTGGTCACGCGCGCGCCCATGGCCATCGGCGTCAACGCGCAACGGCCCTACAAGACCTTCCGCGACGTCGCCGAAGCCGCCCGGGCGAAACCCCGAAGCGCCAGCTATGGCGTCTCGCAGGGCACGCTGGGCAGCCTCGTCATGCTGCAACTCCAGCGCCTGGGCAATTTCGAACTACTCAACGTGCCCTACAAAGGCGCCGCGCCCGCGCTGCAGGATGCGCTAGGTGGACAGATAGACATGGTGGTCGGCTTTCCCAGCAAGGTCATGCCCTATATCCAGAGCAAGCAGATGCGCGTGCTGGCCGTCACCTCGAAGGAACGCTCGAAAGACCTTCCCGACGTGCCGACGCTGAGCGAGCAAGGCTTCGGCGACATCGACTGGTCAGGCTGGATGGGGCTGGCGGGACCCGCCGGCATGCCGCCGGCCATCGTCCAGCGCTACAGCAGCGTCTTGAAGAAGGTATTGTCGGAACCCGCCGTGATCGAACGCTTCAATGCGGCGGGCATGCCGGTGGACTTCAGCGACCCGCCCACCTTCGCGAAATTCATGGCGTCCGAAACCGCCTACTGGAACAAGGTCATCGTTGACGGCAAGCTCGCCGCGTCCAACTGA
- a CDS encoding IclR family transcriptional regulator, translated as MDKTVIKAFQVFERLCQHDGPVSLSELTRETELQKSNVHRLLNTLMHLGYVCQTPDASYMPTLKTWTLGSSIRERYNVAALARPALVALRDELGETSYLAALDRDSIVYLDVVEGTHRIRVNAKTGGQAPMHATASGKVLLAFSSGAVLDALAEPYPRFGPNTPTTRAALEKIMAKVRRDGYAVNNEEWAEGVMGISVPIRDASGECVAAIGVTGLAVRLAKAPPKRIIALLQEHAQAISATLGFPG; from the coding sequence ATGGATAAAACAGTCATCAAAGCCTTCCAGGTGTTCGAGCGCCTGTGTCAGCACGACGGGCCGGTAAGCCTGTCCGAACTGACCCGCGAGACCGAGCTGCAGAAAAGCAATGTCCATCGCCTGCTCAACACGCTGATGCATCTGGGCTACGTGTGCCAGACGCCCGACGCGAGCTACATGCCCACGCTCAAGACCTGGACGCTGGGCAGCAGCATACGCGAGCGCTACAACGTGGCGGCGTTGGCCCGGCCGGCCTTGGTTGCCTTGCGCGATGAACTGGGCGAGACCTCGTATCTGGCCGCCCTGGACCGGGACAGCATCGTGTATCTGGACGTGGTCGAAGGCACTCACCGCATCCGCGTCAACGCGAAGACGGGCGGGCAGGCGCCCATGCACGCGACGGCTTCGGGCAAGGTGCTGCTGGCGTTCTCGTCCGGGGCCGTGCTGGATGCGCTGGCCGAGCCCTATCCGCGCTTCGGCCCCAACACGCCGACCACGCGCGCCGCGCTGGAGAAGATCATGGCGAAGGTCCGGCGCGACGGCTACGCGGTCAACAACGAAGAGTGGGCCGAGGGTGTGATGGGCATTTCCGTGCCCATCCGCGATGCCAGCGGCGAGTGCGTGGCGGCGATAGGCGTGACGGGCCTGGCCGTGCGACTGGCCAAGGCGCCGCCCAAGCGGATCATTGCGCTGCTGCAGGAGCATGCGCAGGCGATATCGGCGACGCTGGGCTTTCCCGGCTGA
- a CDS encoding tripartite tricarboxylate transporter substrate-binding protein — translation MKRLSTIMMAMAAIAALPARAEYPEKPITIVVPFAAGGPTDKVARDFAEALRKQLGNIVVLVDNAGGAGGTIGAAKAARASNDGYTLLLHHVSLATSPALYSKLPYKTLDDFEYLGMINEVPMTVISTKKLPAATFAELHKWLGDHRGKINIANAGVGSASHLCGLMLQNALKIEMQAISYKGTAPAMTDLISGQVDVMCDQTTNTTAQIEAGMVKAFAVTTQQRLKTPALAALPTLDESGLKGFNVTIWHGLFAPKGTPKAITDKLNSALKVALKDPVFVKSQEGLGAVIINDARVNGPEQKKFVEAEIEKWGSVIKAAGQQYVQ, via the coding sequence ATGAAGCGTCTGTCCACGATCATGATGGCCATGGCGGCCATCGCCGCCCTTCCCGCCCGGGCCGAGTATCCCGAAAAGCCGATAACGATCGTCGTGCCGTTCGCCGCCGGCGGGCCGACCGACAAGGTCGCACGCGACTTCGCGGAAGCACTGCGCAAGCAGTTGGGCAATATCGTGGTCCTTGTCGACAACGCTGGTGGAGCCGGCGGCACGATCGGGGCCGCCAAGGCTGCGCGTGCGTCCAATGACGGCTACACGCTGCTGCTGCACCACGTCAGCCTCGCCACCTCGCCCGCGCTGTACAGCAAGCTGCCCTACAAGACCTTGGACGATTTCGAGTATCTCGGCATGATCAACGAGGTGCCGATGACCGTCATCAGCACGAAGAAACTGCCCGCTGCCACTTTCGCCGAGCTGCACAAGTGGCTGGGAGACCATCGCGGGAAGATCAACATCGCCAACGCCGGTGTCGGTTCGGCCTCGCACCTGTGCGGGCTCATGCTTCAAAACGCGCTCAAGATCGAGATGCAAGCCATTTCCTACAAGGGCACCGCGCCGGCGATGACCGATCTCATCAGCGGCCAGGTCGATGTCATGTGCGATCAGACGACCAACACCACCGCGCAGATCGAGGCGGGCATGGTCAAGGCGTTCGCGGTGACGACGCAGCAACGGCTGAAGACGCCGGCACTGGCCGCGCTGCCCACCTTGGATGAAAGCGGCCTGAAAGGCTTCAACGTCACCATCTGGCACGGCCTGTTCGCGCCCAAGGGCACGCCGAAGGCAATCACCGACAAGCTCAATTCGGCGCTGAAGGTGGCCTTGAAAGATCCCGTCTTCGTGAAAAGCCAGGAAGGGCTCGGCGCGGTCATCATCAACGACGCCCGGGTCAATGGCCCCGAACAGAAGAAATTCGTGGAAGCCGAAATAGAAAAATGGGGTTCGGTCATCAAGGCCGCCGGACAACAGTACGTGCAATGA